Genomic window (Canis lupus dingo isolate Sandy chromosome 6, ASM325472v2, whole genome shotgun sequence):
AGTGGGAATGAAATAaccattttcattgctttttttcttttattctttttcttgctaaTTATTTACTATTGATCCATCAGTAAGCAATTTACTAATTTTTGTGTGACATTCTGCAACTTTGCTCAGCTATTTTTAGCAGTGATTGCACTTATTTTAATAGTTTAGCTATGATAGATATTTTGCaaaaagttatgtttttatttcttttttcttttcagatagcTATCCCCAGCATTTCTAGCAAGATATTAAGCAAGGAATGAAAATAGAGAATACTcatattttgttcttctttttatggaAAAAGTATAAGTCTTCAATAAACatattgactcttgattttaaatACCCTgcttatcatattttttaaagattttatttatttattcatgagagacacggggagaggcagagacataggcagagggaaaagcaggctccctgcagggagccagttgtgggactccatccctggaccaggatcacaccctgagctaaaggcagatgctcaactgctgagccacccaggtgcccctgtttatcATGTTAAGAAAAAAGCACAACTCCTGTTTTCAGAGCTCTAATCTATAAGgttttgatacatttatttttatctcattacACTAGTTGGTATTTTATTTGTAGTAAACTAGGTTAATGGATTTCCTTGAGTCTAATggataattcttttaatgtgtgGTTTTCTTGgcttacacattttttctttggGGCATTTGCATCTATGTCTACCAACAAAATTGGtctaaaatattctttccattatCTTTGTTTAATGTGAGTTTAAAATCATATTTGCCTCTAAAAATGAATTGAAGAATAATAACAGAGTAATAATAGCCAAGTGAAGTGGGTGCCAactgtgtgcaaggcactgttCTATGCACCTTATGGGTATTTCCCCATTTAATGCTTGTAACAACCCCTGTACACAgatattattaattcattttatagattattaCTACGTcataactttctatttttatactttttattactgagttaaTTGGTTCTTAGAGAGttggaatattttcttcattgaaattaaatgctttcgggctccctgcagggagcctccttctccctctgcctgtgtctctgcctctctctctctgtctttcatgaataaataaataaaatcttttttaaaaaaattaaatggtccATTAGAAACTTTTGTAACTTTGCATTCCTTTCTGTTAGTGTTATATTCATGCTCTCTAATTCTTTTTGCATCTTTGGGGGTATTATGTATATTTGTAAGTAGTCATCTATTTCATTTGATAAGATGTATTAACCTCTAGCTGAAAATTATAGTCAACTCAAATATTAATCTTTTGTACTAGCTATTAAATTTTCCAAATCCTAACctcattctcatttgtttatcAAAGCTGTTATTGCTTAATGActcttttttcaaagaatcaattaTCAGATTtctgcttaaattatttttctttctacatcatttgtttttagttttattatctatattttaacttgttgttttcttttctaaattatttaagcAGAGCTAAATTATGGCTCAATCATGGATAAAATTAAACATGAGAACTCCAAAGTCAAAGACAAGCATTTTATCCATACCTTGGACTCTCATAAAACAGGTCCAGTATTCCATCCAACACAAACCCCAGAGTTGTGGTGGTCACCAGACAGAGATGCAGGAGTGCCGCTGAAGCAAAACACAAGGCCAGTCTGTGTGCTGGCTGCCCATGGATCAGACCTAAACAAATAGGTGTCTGAATCCTGGTATGTATGACTTAGTGCAATGTGTCCTGCATTGTGCAGCCTGTACCTCCAGGGGTCTAAGTGGTGGCATTAGGTGGTTTACAAAGAGACAAGCAGCATCAAAACACACGATAAGAAAGTGATTCCTTTTTGAATTCTCCCTCAATCCTTCTGACTACCTCTCAGAGAAATCCTCAGGTGCTATTTTCCTAAATCCTCCCTAGGACTTTacagtctccttttttttaaccaaggagGTTTCAGACTAAGAACTCTCTGCAGGTAATGGCAGCTAGCTAAAACTCAGTaagtaatactatttttttatgtattgtgAAGTACAAATTTCCATCTTTAACAAATGAATTTCAATTAACAAAACAATACTAATGAAACAATAATACAGATGATAAGTAAATATGAGTGACATTTGGGAGACACGAGGTTGGTATCAGGTGAAGGAGGACTATCTGTAAGGTCTCACTCAATCTCAAAGACATATGGTCACAAGGGGAACATTAAAAACAGTTATCCCTTCATTCAAGAACACATAAAAACATTGAGTGTCTGTCTCCTTTACTCCAGGTATGGTTCTAGAAACTGGGGATATAgtgacatataaaaataaagcttctgcCTTCATGAGCTTATATGCTAGAGAAACagaatgatagatgatagatgataggtaggtaggtagatagataggtgatagatgatagatagatgatagatagatagatagatagatagatagatagatagatagatagatagaaagaataGGTCAGAAGAATGAGGAGGACCCAAGAGCAAGAAACCACTGAGGCAGGAGAGGTGCCATGACAAAACTGTACTTTGAAACCCAGTGAGGAACATGTTTTCAGAAGGTGGGAGTGACCAACCCTGCCAAATAGAGCTTGTTGGTCTTAGTAAGATGGAGCCTGAGACCCAACCTCAGATGTGGCAATGGTGGCCTTGACTAGGGAAGTTACATGGATTGTGGGGAAGCATGAGAAAGGGGTTTCATGAgcaaaagggaggaagggaatgggGATATGGATACTGGCCACAGTTTGAGGACTTTTGTGGAAAGGGGAAATAGAGAAGTAAGCTGAAAGCCAGAGGGGAAAGTGAAAGTGGGTCAagggtggatttttaaaattgagtgaTGTTTTCATGCTGACAGGAATGATCCAGGAGGTAGGAGAAAGatccttttcattttaagttaGATCTCTTAGCTTGAGTTTTCTTCAAAGAGGAGTACTTGGGAAGAGTACTTCCCTAAAAAGTGGCAGGTAGTAacaagatatttttcttctcccaCACCTTTGGGGAAGTGGAGGATTGGAAGGAAAAGAGGGTGGTGTCACCTTGGTTTGAAGGGGGTAGTAGTCAAGGAAGGGATAGAGCTTTTGCCACTACACACACCATAGTTCCCAGTCTCAGAATATCTCTCTCCCAGTACAGGTGATCTTCTCCCCCCCATGTCCCTGCCCCATTCCACCTGCTCGACatgtcccttcctctgccccagtgCTGGCCATTCCAGGAAGCCTTGACCTATTTACACAGATGTTCCAAGTCTAAGTTCACATGGTGGCACTTTTCAGTCTTTTGGAGAAATCAAAGCAGTGAAATTGAAGGAGCACGTTTATCTTCCACACCAAGGAATAGTTCTAAACACAGGCCAAGAACTCAACTGGGATCTGCAGCATAGTCAAAATCTCCATCACTCCTTTACCCTCCCCACCTGCACTGGTAAGTCCTTTCCTCCAAGCAAGCCCCACCTCAGCAAAATGGTGGGGTGGACAAAGGCAACCTCCCAAGATGATTTTCCCCTTGTCACTCCCTGTCTAGTTCCTGGCCATAATCACAGCCCCATGACTTTTCCAGATTGTTTTTCCCCATCAGCTCTTCCTCCATCTCCATCATCACACCGAGTCaagttctttctccctctccttccctttttgtgATTTATGTTCTTATAGTACCCAAATCCCAACTATATCTTGTGAAGCAGTAGAAAATAATTGACATTATATCTAATGAGACTTCAGCTGAGATCACACTGAACTATTATGAATTCTAGTTTAGTGGGGTCCTATTGTTTCCTTTTTGCCCACTCCATTCCTGTGGGCAATATTACACTTGCAGTTTCTCTTTATTATCTGCAGGGGCAACTCTTAAGCTCCAGAGGCAGATCCCTTCTGGGATAAACCCAAACGGAAGCGCTGGCTGAGCTGTCCCAGTCAGCAGGCTCTTCTGTCCAGGTTTGTTCTGACATACCCCATCCATATCATCATCACCAGGACCAAGGTGACCCAGAGCTGGTGACAAGTGGCAGCCAGGGCCCCCTAAGCCCCAGGCCATCTGTGACTGGGGGAACAAAGGAAGACAAAGTATGTACAAATAATACCCTCTCGTTCTATATATGTACCATGTGGTTCCAGAATTCTGTAGAGAAAGGGCCTTCAGGTGGCAATCTTATTGGGAGTAAGAAGAAACTGTATTTCCATAGTTTTTCGCTTACTAGTGAGACAACATTGAGTGCTCAAATCAAAAGATGAGAGCATGACATAAGTTTGGAGGGCAAAAAAACCAAAGCACTCCTTGTTTGTTGGTACCACTGAGTACCTGGCCATATGTCACAAGGATTCTCCTTAGAAGGATGTCAGATGGGGCTCTGCAGATTTTAGATCAGCAGcattttgtgaaataattaaaatagtgaaataattaAAACCCTGACTTTGGGTCTGTTAGGGCCATAAGACTCCCTGGTCAAAGCTTTTCCTTTGGTAGGTGGAGAGCCTTCTTTGGAGTTTAtaccaaatgaacaaagagatgTGAGTTGGCCAGATGTGAGTTAAGGGGTtgtaggagggaaggagggaggcatgGGTGCCATCCCCTATTCCTTATAGCCTGTGCCTGTTCTGGATCTCCCAGCAGGACCAGCCAATCATGGAGGGAGAAAACCACACGAGTGTCTCTGAGTTCATCCTCCTAGGGCTCTCCAGCCAGCCTGAAAGGCAAGAGTTGATCTTTGGGCTCTTCCTTGTCATGTACCTGGTTGGGGCAGCAGGGAACTTGCTCATCATCCTGGCCATTGGCTCTGactccctcctccacacacctatgtacttcttcctcagcaACCTTTCCCTGGTGGATTTCTGCTTCATCTCTGCCACTGTCCCCAAGATGCTTGTGAATATCCAGATGCAGACCCAGTCCATTTCTTATGGCGGCTGCTTAGCCCAGATCTACTTCTGCATTTTGCTTGCCAACATGGACAACTTTCTCCTGACAGCAATGGCTTATGACCGCTACGTGGCCATCTGCCACCCCCTGCACTACTCCACTATGATGAGTCTGCAAATCTGTGCCCTGATGCTGGGAAGCTCCTGGCTCATTGCCAATCTCCACTCTCTGCTACACACTGCCCTCATGGCTCGGCTGGAGTTCTGTGCCAGCAACATCATCCCTTACTTCTTTTGTGACCTCATTCCCCTGCTCCAGCTCTCCTGTTCTAACACCCAGCTCAACCAGCTCATGATTCTGCTGGTGGGGGGCTTGATTGTCCTCATTCCTTTTCTCAGCATTCTTGTGTCCTACATCCGCATTGTGTCTGCTGTGCTCAAAGTCCCATCTGCCCAGAGCAAACAAAAGGCCTTTTCCACTTGTGGCTCTCATCTCACGGTAGTCCTCCTCTTCTATGGGACCATCACAGGGGTCTACCTGAATCCCTCATCCTCCCACTTAGCTGACAAGGATTCACTGGCTTCAGTGATGTATATGGTGGTCACACCCATGCTGAACCCCTTCATCTACTGCCTGAGGAACAAGGACATGAAGGGAGCTCTAAGAAAACTATTTGGAGTGAAGACTTTATCCTGTGGGCTGTGACAGCAAAGACCCCTCTCAGGACTTTTGTGCTGGGAAGGGGATGAGCCAGGGACAGGCTCCACATATAGAAGGCTGGAAGAACACAGACCTCATTGTCCTGGGTCTCCATGGCCAGGGAGTCCTCTCATCACTCCATAAATAATTTGCAAGTCCCTTCTTGGCCCCCCAACAGACTGCCGAGGGGCATAAACTCTCCCTTAAAGACAGAAACACTTAACAGATGAAAATTAGCTTTATCTGCAGAACTGCTGGAGAAGGCTCGTGTGAGAAAGGTGAACTCATAGGAATCTGTGCATGTGCTGATA
Coding sequences:
- the LOC112646271 gene encoding putative olfactory receptor 1F12P, which translates into the protein MEGENHTSVSEFILLGLSSQPERQELIFGLFLVMYLVGAAGNLLIILAIGSDSLLHTPMYFFLSNLSLVDFCFISATVPKMLVNIQMQTQSISYGGCLAQIYFCILLANMDNFLLTAMAYDRYVAICHPLHYSTMMSLQICALMLGSSWLIANLHSLLHTALMARLEFCASNIIPYFFCDLIPLLQLSCSNTQLNQLMILLVGGLIVLIPFLSILVSYIRIVSAVLKVPSAQSKQKAFSTCGSHLTVVLLFYGTITGVYLNPSSSHLADKDSLASVMYMVVTPMLNPFIYCLRNKDMKGALRKLFGVKTLSCGL